One stretch of Rhizoctonia solani chromosome 8, complete sequence DNA includes these proteins:
- a CDS encoding Transposase family tnp2, translated as MDAGDRGPLAKRQRRSHHKERPLELCYCARCKGQVKQKVATINDHRLRYPHPIKNLPAQPLGVDETVIVPQYLEPVRSGIIPDEQGLDQQSFRGSLEPQSPTPSGAGQARDCASPNPPLLPRILDNYRPPVPLGDPERLNDPEEGIEPGLLAAAEELERVYDFNELIDNSGNLDNNHPDYLFENALDDTDFGLPDVQEQDTGVLPRFDFAGSIEPEDPEEPEEPGCGLDDIDEPNNFCAAFREPALIRNAYIDAFVQKTLYRATHQALTHQLKASRRTISSHPDITIDHINGMAQTITTVERRLGVNTGEIITTFTLCPVCKRRYSPEYIKETDDHHCLNDECDGVLFVYHRLASGVCRKVSKLTYPYASPIPWLRHIFSLPGMSELMQTWRSGDDDHGIKPPVSNEDWMRNLNHNKELGNITEGWGWRSTMAGLQQVQDPDTRNVIDESGPDPPIRFVSLPYGISFSLNTDWFHATKEGSYSVGACYLVINNLPRHMRFLRENISLSIVMPGPNEPNEYALDQMLDPLIDDILRLKQGVRMLVRRGDPPVYEEEVVYGELTQHIADLIARIKMGEGAGVKSEANFCLYCRSHLSNLSVLEGYMRQGGMNWIVKQILVGPGMIVRREFGGPEPQDIFNDCLDHMWMPKNFQQLPPKLGQTRTSTKANQWKLTARVIFIPLYLAFRDGDTIQPILVPRGNRNSPGAKHQAYRAKLLHQQRQKYYASIGQANRCPRLEECFPSRNLQFHYRQVLRFCLATSILDKRNITPANILFATGLLETMCKDYITHNIPLSPNFHYMMHLEEFLLKTGSVYNTHVWAMEHANGVLSRINHNGKGGGVLEGTLMRGWWRHMTLQNLIKSLQALPNRTPDDTSVLNDLLTALRGGNKHAQQRGTLMAFIAQCQTEYTQQHGIEKPIRLSSQSRLINLEKAGLYKTVFEFCTAKWPNAGIFGPNVIGVHYLAPHGMVRNHSYVEFNGIRYGSHEHTSGKGYCYAYIDNRQAVRIERILAIEIPGTRFRGICVLVRLFQAPEVEPDFPWAAWSENLGVNSWVFGALGETITIDVAQLSGTFALFIVPTSGLRYWVSVELDSIGLGYRLDNEDEDV; from the exons ATGGATGCTGGAGATAGAGGGCCGTTAGCGAAACGGCAACGTCGC TCCCATCATAAAGAGCGCCCTTTGGAGCTATGCTACTGCGCAAGGTGCAAGGGACAGGTGAAACAGAAGGTAGCAACTATCAACGATCACCGACTTCGCTACCCACACCCCATCAAAAACCTGCCGGCACAACCCCTAGGCGTGGATGAAACAGTCATTGTACCGCAATATTTAGAACCGGTGCGCTCTGGCATTATACCCGATGAACAGGGCCTTGATCAACAATCGTTTCGCGGCTCTCTCGAGCCACAATCACCTACACCCAGTGGCGCTGGTCAGGCAAGAGATTGTGCTTCACCAAACCCTCCTCTATTGCCTCGCATCCTTGACAACTATCGACCGCCAGTCCCGCTAGGTGACCCAGAGAGGCTAAATGACCCAGAAGAGGGGATCGAACCTGGTCTCTTGGCCGCAGCGGAGGAGTTGGAACGTGTGTATGACTTCAATGAACTGATCGACAATTCAGGCAACCTTGACAACAATCACCCGGATTACCTGTTCGAAAACGCGCTCGATGATACTGACTTTGGACTTCCGGATGTTCAAGAGCAAGATACTGGAGTTCTACCTCGATTCGACTTTGCAGGTAGTATTGAGCCCGAGGATCCCGAAGAGCCTGAAGAGCCTGGATGCGGTCTTGATGATATTGATGAGCCGAACAATTTTTGTGCCGCGTTTAGAGAGCCGGCTTTGATTCGcaatgcatatattgatGCATTTGTCCAAAAGACACTATATAGAGCGACTCACCAGGCATTAACACATCAACTAAAGGCTTCTCGGCGAACCATTTCATCGCATCCTGATATTACGATTGACCATATTAATGGTATGGCCCAGACTATTACAACAGTGGAGCGTCGACTGGGTGTTAACACCGGCGAGATCATAACAACTTTCACATTGTGTCCTGTATGCAAACGACGATATTCACCCGAGTACATCAAAGAAACAGATGATCACCACTGTCTAAATGACGAATGCGATGGTGTACTTTTTGTATATCATAGGCTTGCTTCCGGAGTTTGTCGTAAGGTTTCTAAGCTTACTTACCCTTACGCATCGCCTATTCCATGGCTGCGTCATATATTTAGCCTTCCTGGGATGTCAGAGTTGATGCAAACTTGGCGGTCTGGAGACGATGATCATGGAATTAAACCCCCAGTTTCCAACGAAGATTGGATGCGCAACCTCAATCACAATAAGGAGCTGGGGAATATCACGGAAGGATGGGGTTGGCGATCTACCATGGCAGGGCTCCAGCAAGTTCAAGACCCCGACACTCGCAATGTCATTGACGAGAGCGGACCTGACCCACCTATTCGATTTGTTAGTCTTCCGTATGGTATATCGTTCTCACTGAACACAGACTG GTTTCACGCGACCAAAGAAGGAAGCTATTCGGTTGGGGCATGTTACCTTGTAATCAATAATTTACCTCGGCACATGCGATTCCTACGCGAGAACATTTCATTGTCGATCGTAATGCCCGGGCCTAATGAGCCTAATGAATATGCTCTTGACCAAATGTTAGACCCGTTAATCGATGATATATTGAGGCTCAAGCAAG GAGTACGTATGTTGGTCAGACGAGGAGATCCACCTGTATATGAAGAAGAAGTTGTATATGGCGAGCTCACTCAACATATTGCTGATCTTATTGCACGCATAAAGATGGGTGAAGGTGCGGGTGTTAAATCAGAAGCAAACTTTTGCCTCTACTGTCGATCACATCTATCTAATCTCTCAGTGTTGGAGGGATATATGCGTCAAG GCGGAATGAATTGGATTGTTAAGCAAATTTTAGTCGGCCCTGGAATGATTGTCAGGCGAGAGTTTGGCGGGCCGGAGCCGCAAGACATCTTCAATGACTGTCTGGATCACATGTGGATGCCTAAGAATTTCCAGCAATTACCCCCCAAG CTTGGGCAAACTCGCACCTCAACTAAAGCCAATCAATGGAAATTGACCGCTCGGGTCATTTTTATACCATTGTATCTTGCATTCAGGGATGGCGATACAATTCAGCCCATATTGGTGCCTCGAGGGAATCGGAACTCACCGGGTGCCAAACACCAAGCATACCGGGCCAAACTATTACACCAGCAGCGCCAGAAGTACTACGCCTCAATTGGTCAAGCCAATCGGTGCCCTCGTTTAGAGGAATGTTTTCCTTCGCGGAATCTTCAATTTCATTACCGCCAGGTTCTGCGCTTCTGTTTGGCAACATCCATCTTAGACAAACGCAACATTACCCCAGCAAACATTTTGTTTGCGACTGGACTCCTTGAAACTATGTGTAAGGACTACATCACTCATAATATACCGTTGTCTCCAAACTTTCACTACATGATGCACCTTGAAGAGTTTCTCCTCAAAACTGGATCCGtttacaacacccatgtATGGGCTATGGAACATGCCAATGGCGTATTATCCCGTATAAATCATAATGGGAAAGGAGGCGGAGTTCTTGAAGGAACGCTTATGCGTGGTTGGTGGAGACATATGACGTTACAAAACCTG ATCAAGAGCTTACAAGCATTGCCCAATCGCACGCCAGATGATACAAGTGTATTAAACGATCTCCTTACGGCACTCAGAGGAGGAAACAAGCACGCTCAACAAAGGGGGACTCTAATGGCCTTCATCGCACAGTGCCAAACTGAGTACACTCAACAACATGGAATTGAAA AACCGATTAGACTATCGTCACAGTCGCGACTCATTAACTTGGAGAAAGCCGGCCTTTACAAGACAGTTTTTGAGTTCTGCACCGCAAAATGGCCCAATGCAGGAATTTTTGGGCCAAACGTCATTGGTGTGCACTATCTGGCCCCTCACGGCATGGTTAGGAACCACAGCTATGTTGAATTCAATGGGATTCGCTATGGGTCACACGAGCATACAAGTGGCAAAGGTTATTGTTACGCCTATATTGATAATCGGCAGGCAGTACGGATTGAACGCATCTTGGCTATTGAAATACCTGGAACCCGTTTTCGCGGTATATGTGTATTAGTGCGCTTATTTCAAGCACCAGAAGTTGAACCAGACTTCCCTTGGGCAGCATG GTCAGAGAACCTTGGGGTGAATAGCTGGGTCTTTGGAGCTTTGGGAGAGACTATAACAATAGATGTTGCTCAACTCTCTGGGACATTTGCTTTATTTATTGTCCCAACAAGTGGTCTCAGATACTGGGTATCAGTTGAACTAGATAGCATTGGATTAGGGTACAGATTAGAcaatgaggatgaggatgtgtGA